Proteins encoded by one window of Lathyrus oleraceus cultivar Zhongwan6 chromosome 1, CAAS_Psat_ZW6_1.0, whole genome shotgun sequence:
- the LOC127123365 gene encoding uncharacterized protein LOC127123365 yields the protein MSQEMMDELRKSQEVLKEELNLLKSQMRWVLETLQVLLRKEGHPIYAAATKIATTPHPSGVTPSQERFYVATPHLPVYGPPSRLHHQPPLAIAPQSRQSQVQNKNQNQNKRNKDHNDWIPVPYSKLYPQLIQNALVTPQALTPVSPYLSWYNPNATCEFHKGALGHDLDSCLALKALVRGLINKKSLIFEEDHPKVKCEYYTGTMGHSIEECKSFKLKLQGLIDIRSLTLKEEGSGTYTLISEPCNEKGKGPLRPLKVLYHKEDVRDVANELSLFPGKSIEIPPWISNVTAHTNERKVQVSSGSKRVAFNDEIEGKEFEDHHANVKKLVDPNLQV from the coding sequence atgtctcaggagatgatggacgagctaaggaagAGTCAAGAAGTAttgaaggaggaacttaatcttttgaagagccaaatgagatgggtcttggaaaccctgcaagtcttgttgagaaaagagggtcacccaattTACGCTGCTGCAACAAAGATAGCTACTACGccacatccatctggtgttaccccaagtcaagagagattctatgtggcaactcctcatttaccagtatatggacctccctcaagGCTTCATCATCAACCTCCTTTGGCTATTGCTCCTCAAAGTCGCCAAAGccaggttcagaacaaaaatcagaatcagaacaagaggaacaaggatcacaatgactggattccggtgccatatagcaagctctacccgcaactgatccaaaatgctttggtgacccctcaAGCTCTTACACCTGTGTCACCATATCTGtcatggtacaatccaaatgcaacatgtgaattccataaaggagcattgggacatgacctggattcttgcttagcgctgaaagccttggtgcgagggttgattaacaaaaagagcttaatctttgaagaagatcatcCCAAGGTCAAGTGCGAATACTATACTGGgacaatggggcactccatcgaggaatgcaagagttttaagctcaagttgcaaggattgattgacataaggtcactaacactcaaggaggaaggctcgggtacatataccttgatttctgagccatgtaatgagaaagggaaaggacccttgagacccctcaaggttttgtaccacaaggaagatgtcagggatgtggctaatgagctatcattgtttcctggtaagagcattgagataccgccttggatttccaatgtcacggcccataccaatgaaagaaaagtacaagtgagtagtggatccaagagggttgcgttcaacgatgagattgaaggaaaggaatttgaagatcatcatgccaatgtcaaaaagcttgttgatcccaaccttcaagtttga